From a single Mycolicibacterium mengxianglii genomic region:
- a CDS encoding ABC transporter permease has translation MSGRRIVGIALLALIFGTAFLGPFVAPHSPTEVLGAPYSSGMGILGLDGLGRDVFSRLLHGGATLVLSGLGVAIAAYLLAAPVGMFMALRGGRPEQGLTWLNDVLLAFPPILLLLLLATASGKGLMVVLVAVVIGNFPQVCRLTRAAASNVAQASFIDASRLRGENTVAIVRRDILPNVLPTLAADFGTRIASSIMLIAGATFLGLGETPPSSNWALMVSENRVGMPAQPLATLAPAVLIGLFIFGINLAGDRATSSVPGTSRLRAARTARTAKATS, from the coding sequence ATGAGCGGCCGTCGGATTGTCGGTATCGCTCTACTTGCACTCATCTTCGGCACTGCATTCCTGGGCCCCTTCGTCGCACCGCATTCACCCACCGAAGTGCTCGGCGCGCCGTACAGCAGCGGTATGGGGATTCTCGGGTTGGACGGTCTCGGGCGCGACGTGTTCTCCCGGCTGCTGCACGGGGGTGCCACGCTGGTGCTGAGCGGGCTGGGCGTCGCCATCGCTGCCTACCTGCTGGCGGCACCGGTCGGGATGTTCATGGCTTTGCGTGGTGGCCGACCGGAGCAGGGGCTCACCTGGCTCAACGACGTGCTTCTCGCCTTTCCTCCGATCCTGCTGTTGCTGTTGTTGGCCACTGCCAGCGGCAAAGGTCTCATGGTGGTTCTGGTGGCCGTTGTCATCGGCAACTTCCCGCAGGTGTGCCGCCTGACCCGGGCCGCGGCGTCGAATGTCGCTCAGGCCAGCTTCATTGACGCCTCGCGACTGCGTGGAGAGAACACGGTCGCGATCGTGCGCCGTGACATTCTTCCGAACGTTCTTCCCACGCTGGCTGCCGATTTCGGCACCCGCATCGCCTCGTCCATCATGCTGATCGCGGGAGCGACCTTTCTGGGTCTCGGTGAGACGCCGCCGTCGTCGAATTGGGCTTTGATGGTGTCCGAGAACCGGGTGGGTATGCCGGCGCAACCTTTGGCGACACTGGCACCCGCTGTTTTGATCGGTCTGTTCATCTTCGGAATCAACCTCGCCGGCGACCGTGCTACCAGCTCTGTACCGGGTACCAGTCGACTCCGTGCCGCACGTACCGCCCGCACCGCGAAGGCAACCTCATGA
- a CDS encoding amidase — protein MTEDHAAGAAPTSSEDLAYLSAVDALAMFRRKDLSPVELMTALVERAEALEPTINAFTEQFFERALEQAKEAADAYAGDGSAARPLEGIAVAIKDEVSIEGLLQTEGSLIHAGEYADATHPLAQRIFDAGGIMHARTTTPEFCCVPFTHSRMWGVTPSPWDLSKSAGGSSGGSGAALAAGTTTLATGSDIGGSIRIPAAFCGVVGLKPSFGRVPDVTPWNLDHYCQNGPMARTVADTALLFGVMQGPHPDDIATLSPGLSVPASLPDVTGWRVAMCVTLGDYEVEQGIADNLRETAELLRELGAVVDEVELPWTREQIKTILFAHFGHIAGASAASLSRGKPELLNDYVVEYIARSTSQASAMTMAETFDAETDFYRPLSQIFADYRVLMCPTLATVSLEAGDSYIGHGPTINGRVTGDVDGDGLMTGPFNIVGRCPSTALPSGFDVSGMPTSVQFVGRPYHDIDSLAAAAAVDQARPLYRGSARPAL, from the coding sequence ATGACCGAAGACCACGCCGCCGGTGCGGCACCCACTTCCAGTGAGGACCTGGCCTACTTGTCGGCGGTCGATGCGCTGGCAATGTTCCGGAGAAAGGACCTGTCTCCGGTTGAGCTGATGACCGCACTTGTCGAGCGGGCCGAGGCGCTGGAGCCCACCATCAACGCTTTCACCGAGCAGTTCTTCGAACGCGCGCTGGAGCAGGCCAAGGAGGCGGCCGACGCGTATGCCGGCGACGGTTCCGCGGCGCGGCCCCTCGAGGGAATCGCCGTCGCGATCAAAGACGAGGTCTCCATCGAGGGACTGCTGCAAACGGAAGGGTCATTGATCCACGCCGGCGAGTATGCCGATGCCACACATCCATTGGCGCAACGCATCTTTGACGCGGGCGGAATCATGCATGCCCGCACCACGACACCGGAGTTCTGCTGCGTTCCGTTCACGCACAGCCGAATGTGGGGGGTCACCCCGTCGCCGTGGGATCTGTCCAAGTCCGCCGGCGGTTCCTCGGGCGGCTCGGGTGCCGCGCTTGCCGCCGGAACGACCACGTTGGCAACAGGTTCCGATATCGGGGGATCGATCCGGATTCCGGCGGCGTTCTGCGGCGTCGTCGGCCTCAAACCATCCTTCGGCCGGGTCCCGGATGTGACGCCCTGGAACCTGGATCACTATTGTCAGAACGGGCCGATGGCCCGCACGGTCGCCGACACGGCGCTGTTGTTCGGCGTCATGCAGGGCCCGCATCCCGACGACATCGCCACTCTGAGTCCCGGGCTCAGCGTTCCGGCAAGTCTGCCCGACGTGACGGGATGGCGGGTGGCCATGTGCGTAACGCTGGGCGACTACGAGGTCGAGCAGGGTATCGCCGACAACCTGCGCGAAACCGCGGAACTGCTCCGGGAGCTGGGCGCCGTCGTTGACGAGGTCGAGCTGCCTTGGACCCGTGAACAGATCAAGACGATCCTGTTCGCGCACTTCGGCCATATCGCGGGTGCGTCCGCGGCCAGTCTGTCCCGCGGCAAACCCGAGCTGCTCAATGACTATGTGGTGGAATATATTGCGCGCAGCACCAGTCAGGCGTCGGCAATGACGATGGCGGAGACCTTCGACGCCGAGACCGACTTCTACCGCCCGTTGAGCCAGATCTTCGCCGACTACCGGGTGCTGATGTGCCCGACGCTGGCCACGGTGTCTCTCGAGGCCGGGGACTCCTACATCGGCCACGGGCCCACCATCAACGGTCGAGTTACCGGTGATGTAGACGGCGACGGCTTGATGACAGGTCCGTTCAATATTGTGGGCCGCTGCCCGTCGACGGCCCTGCCCTCCGGGTTCGACGTCAGTGGGATGCCGACCAGTGTCCAATTCGTCGGGCGGCCCTATCACGACATCGACTCGTTGGCTGCCGCCGCAGCCGTAGACCAGGCCCGGCCGCTGTACCGCGGCAGTGCCCGCCCCGCTCTCTGA
- a CDS encoding flavin reductase family protein, with amino-acid sequence MPERATVQGIDGRMFRDAVGGFASGIVVVSANAEDPAGMTCQSFVSLSLTPPLVGFAPSVTSVSYPKIRDHGRFCVNILSTSQVSLSAKFSRRTDDKWNDVSWSASPAGNPVLDGALAWLDCTLESEQIIGDHYFTVGRVVDLWVGDAAAPALLYHRGGYSVSTPV; translated from the coding sequence ATGCCTGAACGAGCGACCGTCCAGGGTATAGACGGGCGGATGTTTCGTGACGCCGTAGGAGGTTTCGCGTCCGGAATTGTGGTCGTTTCTGCCAACGCGGAGGATCCGGCGGGGATGACATGCCAATCATTTGTGTCGCTGTCGTTGACTCCACCGCTGGTGGGGTTCGCCCCGAGCGTGACCTCTGTCAGCTACCCGAAGATCCGGGATCACGGCCGGTTCTGTGTCAACATCCTCTCAACCAGTCAAGTGTCCTTGTCCGCCAAGTTTTCTCGTCGCACCGATGACAAATGGAATGATGTCAGCTGGTCGGCCAGCCCAGCGGGGAACCCGGTGCTCGACGGGGCTCTCGCCTGGCTGGACTGCACCCTCGAATCCGAACAGATCATCGGTGACCACTACTTCACCGTCGGCCGGGTTGTCGACCTCTGGGTCGGGGACGCTGCCGCGCCAGCTCTGCTGTACCACCGCGGAGGATATTCCGTGAGCACCCCAGTCTGA
- a CDS encoding ABC transporter permease, whose protein sequence is MGQIPALAPSAGVMEPTPTQTRVERAPRMTSFLWRVLAALALLFVVLTLAFFATALLPGDAVGAVLGRSVSADRIAQIRQSLGLDDPLLVRYWSWISNAVTGDFGTSLVSGQRVGDILGPRIWNSLVLAGLAAVILIPAAVILGTYAGANPGSLTDRIISSSTLAFLSMPEFTLGALLAYLIGVRSAGLIPAISMFPAEAGPLSDPRVLVLPVATMVLVNLGYAMRIVRAGVAETMRSEYVKMARLNGVSERSVLFSYALRNALAPCIQSVSFVLVYLIGGVVLVETIFQYPGIGQQAVNSTLQRDSPVILGVTALIAAVYVVINAANDALIVLVTPRKWGSR, encoded by the coding sequence ATGGGGCAGATACCAGCGCTCGCGCCGTCGGCCGGTGTGATGGAACCGACCCCGACCCAGACGCGGGTGGAGCGCGCTCCGCGGATGACAAGTTTCCTGTGGCGGGTTCTTGCGGCACTCGCGCTGCTGTTCGTGGTCCTCACCTTGGCGTTCTTCGCCACCGCACTACTACCCGGTGACGCAGTAGGTGCAGTGTTGGGACGCAGCGTATCTGCTGATCGAATCGCTCAGATCCGCCAATCCCTTGGCTTGGACGACCCACTTCTGGTCCGCTACTGGTCCTGGATCAGCAATGCGGTCACCGGCGACTTCGGTACCTCGCTGGTTTCAGGTCAGCGGGTCGGCGACATTCTGGGGCCACGCATTTGGAATTCGCTGGTGCTCGCAGGCTTGGCAGCGGTGATCCTGATTCCCGCCGCGGTGATCCTGGGCACCTACGCTGGCGCGAATCCGGGCTCATTGACGGATCGCATCATCTCGAGTTCCACCCTGGCGTTCTTGTCGATGCCCGAGTTCACCTTGGGTGCCCTGCTCGCCTACCTCATAGGGGTGCGCAGTGCCGGCCTGATACCGGCCATCTCGATGTTCCCCGCAGAGGCGGGGCCGTTATCGGACCCGCGGGTGCTGGTCCTTCCCGTCGCGACGATGGTGCTGGTCAACCTCGGCTACGCGATGCGGATCGTCCGGGCGGGCGTCGCGGAAACGATGCGCTCGGAATACGTGAAGATGGCCCGGCTCAACGGGGTCTCGGAGCGCAGTGTGTTGTTCAGCTACGCACTACGGAATGCGTTGGCGCCATGCATTCAGAGCGTCTCCTTCGTCCTGGTGTACCTCATCGGCGGGGTTGTTCTGGTAGAGACCATCTTTCAGTACCCCGGCATCGGCCAGCAGGCCGTCAACTCGACCTTGCAACGGGATTCGCCGGTCATCCTGGGCGTGACCGCACTGATCGCCGCGGTGTATGTGGTGATCAACGCAGCCAATGATGCGCTGATCGTTCTCGTCACGCCTCGGAAGTGGGGTTCGCGATGA
- a CDS encoding ATP-binding cassette domain-containing protein: protein MSARALVSVRGLEATLVNGEKILDNVSISVGRGEIVGLIGESGSGKTTTALALLGFSAPGVELSGQIDVDGHDVLALRGPALRELRGKTIAYIPQDPPSALNPAMKVEKLIRSMLTAHRGRDASPEAIKSALERVDLPTADDFLRRFPHQLSGGQQQRLAIGAALAAEPKAVVLDEPTTGLDLLTQAVVLREIRKLRDTLDVSMVYVSHDLRVVADLADRVCVMYRGTIVEEGPTAQVLLNPQHPYTQGLIAAIPDHRRVVRSPTAVSADSGDTAERSAERHSRLLEIDSLRAGYHKRGRYIPILDDVALKVGVAERVAVVGQSGSGKTTLTRCISGLVKAESGNMLLANRELSLNIQGRTAKELRAIQVVFQNPTLSLNPSLTIGDIVGRPVRLDPERRSDRGALVEEVTRSLDLVELSPSLATKRPGELSGGQRQRVMIASALAAHPRLLICDEITSALDVSVQAKILAMLRRLSDELQLALLFVSHDLGVVAEIAHRTAVLREGQIVEDRPTADLLADPREDYTRQLVAAADQLSGAALVSDTDASERTPS from the coding sequence ATGAGCGCGCGGGCGCTGGTGAGCGTCAGGGGCCTCGAGGCCACTTTGGTCAACGGTGAGAAGATCCTCGACAACGTGTCGATCTCGGTCGGACGCGGTGAAATCGTCGGCCTCATCGGCGAATCTGGCAGCGGTAAAACCACCACCGCACTTGCACTGCTCGGTTTTTCCGCCCCCGGAGTTGAGCTGTCAGGTCAGATTGACGTCGACGGCCATGATGTCCTCGCACTGCGCGGGCCGGCGCTGCGTGAGCTACGCGGAAAGACGATTGCCTACATTCCGCAGGATCCTCCGTCGGCACTGAATCCGGCCATGAAGGTGGAGAAGCTGATCCGCTCGATGCTCACGGCGCATCGTGGGAGGGACGCCAGCCCTGAAGCCATCAAATCCGCTCTGGAGCGGGTGGATCTCCCCACCGCGGATGACTTCCTTCGGCGATTTCCGCATCAGCTCTCGGGCGGGCAACAACAGCGGCTCGCGATTGGGGCCGCACTCGCCGCGGAACCCAAAGCGGTGGTCCTGGACGAGCCCACGACGGGTCTCGACCTGCTGACCCAAGCGGTCGTTCTCCGCGAGATCCGCAAACTGCGAGACACCCTGGACGTGTCGATGGTTTATGTGTCACACGACCTACGCGTTGTCGCGGATCTGGCCGATCGGGTCTGCGTGATGTACCGGGGGACGATTGTCGAAGAAGGCCCTACCGCGCAGGTCTTGCTCAATCCGCAGCACCCCTACACCCAGGGCCTGATCGCCGCGATTCCCGACCATCGCCGGGTCGTCCGGAGCCCGACTGCGGTGTCGGCGGATTCCGGCGACACCGCCGAACGCAGTGCTGAGAGACATTCGCGGCTGCTCGAGATCGATTCGCTACGAGCCGGCTATCACAAAAGGGGTCGCTACATTCCGATCTTGGACGACGTAGCTCTCAAGGTGGGGGTGGCCGAGCGAGTAGCGGTCGTCGGCCAGTCCGGGAGCGGGAAGACGACCCTCACACGATGCATCAGTGGTCTGGTGAAGGCCGAATCCGGCAATATGCTTTTGGCCAACCGTGAGCTGTCGTTGAACATCCAGGGCCGGACCGCCAAGGAATTGCGCGCCATCCAGGTGGTGTTCCAGAACCCAACGCTGTCGCTCAACCCCTCCTTGACCATCGGCGACATCGTCGGCCGCCCTGTGCGGCTTGACCCGGAGCGGCGGTCGGATCGTGGCGCGCTCGTCGAAGAAGTCACCCGCAGCCTCGACCTGGTTGAGCTCTCGCCGTCGTTGGCCACCAAACGCCCCGGAGAGTTGTCGGGCGGACAACGGCAACGGGTGATGATCGCTTCGGCGCTGGCTGCGCATCCACGACTGCTGATCTGCGACGAAATCACCTCAGCGCTGGATGTTTCCGTCCAAGCCAAGATCCTCGCGATGCTGCGACGTCTCAGCGATGAATTGCAACTGGCGTTGTTGTTCGTCTCGCACGATCTGGGAGTAGTCGCAGAAATCGCCCACCGGACCGCGGTACTGCGGGAAGGGCAAATTGTGGAAGACCGCCCGACTGCGGACCTGCTCGCAGATCCGCGGGAGGACTACACCCGACAACTCGTTGCCGCCGCCGATCAACTCAGCGGCGCTGCTCTCGTCTCCGATACCGATGCCTCTGAAAGGACTCCGTCTTGA
- a CDS encoding NtaA/DmoA family FMN-dependent monooxygenase (This protein belongs to a clade of FMN-dependent monooxygenases, within a broader family of flavin-dependent oxidoreductases, the luciferase-like monooxygenase (LMM) family, some of whose members use coenzyme F420 rather than FMN.), which translates to MSVKKFHLGWFSGFVANDFTGPFSPPDEPWDGKFYIEMAQSLERAGFDYILFEDTVSVPDAYGQSYDAYLKHALWVPKHDPVPLAAIIAAATSRIGVIATMSTAFYPPYMLARTVATVDHIAKGRFGWNIVTSGQDQAARNFGMDRLLPHDKRYEVAHEYVDLVRDLWDSWDADSIVRNRDSGAYIAPGTVRAVNHNGEYFRSEGPLTTVRPPNGQPVFVQAGGSPKGRDFAAKYADSIVANPGSVEKMREFRDDVRSRAQAHGRDPDEIKILYIIMPVLGATTEEAEAANLRNTTNDRAIENIVAQISFVTDIDFSKFPLDEVPPQDLTTNGEQSSLETFLQRGSGKTLRELAVDYLSPAIKLVGTPDDVAERMGEIMDQVGGDGYLLYTGSNSVTRRFIAEITEGLVPALQRRGRTRTEYSSEYLRDNLREF; encoded by the coding sequence TTGTCTGTCAAGAAGTTTCATCTCGGTTGGTTCTCCGGCTTTGTTGCCAACGACTTCACCGGTCCCTTTTCGCCGCCCGACGAGCCGTGGGACGGGAAGTTTTATATCGAGATGGCGCAGTCACTGGAGCGCGCCGGGTTCGACTACATCTTGTTCGAAGACACGGTAAGCGTTCCCGATGCCTACGGGCAGTCCTATGATGCCTATCTGAAGCACGCGCTTTGGGTGCCGAAACATGATCCGGTTCCGTTGGCGGCGATCATCGCGGCGGCAACCAGTCGCATCGGTGTTATCGCAACAATGTCGACGGCGTTTTACCCGCCGTACATGCTCGCCCGCACCGTGGCCACTGTCGACCACATCGCCAAGGGGCGGTTCGGTTGGAACATCGTCACCTCCGGGCAGGATCAAGCTGCCCGTAACTTCGGGATGGATCGTCTTCTGCCCCATGACAAGCGGTACGAAGTCGCTCACGAGTATGTAGATCTGGTTCGTGACCTCTGGGACTCGTGGGATGCCGACAGCATCGTTCGGAACCGGGACTCCGGTGCCTACATCGCACCGGGAACAGTTCGGGCTGTCAACCACAACGGTGAGTACTTCCGCTCGGAAGGGCCGCTGACCACAGTGCGGCCTCCCAATGGACAGCCTGTCTTCGTCCAGGCTGGAGGGTCTCCGAAGGGCCGTGATTTCGCCGCCAAGTATGCCGACTCCATCGTCGCCAACCCCGGGTCCGTGGAGAAGATGCGGGAGTTCCGCGACGATGTGCGCAGCCGGGCCCAGGCCCACGGTCGTGACCCCGACGAGATCAAGATTCTCTACATCATCATGCCGGTGCTGGGGGCGACGACCGAGGAAGCCGAAGCCGCTAATCTGCGGAACACCACCAATGACCGCGCCATCGAAAACATCGTGGCGCAAATCTCGTTCGTCACCGATATCGACTTCTCGAAGTTCCCGCTTGACGAAGTGCCGCCCCAGGACCTCACTACCAACGGTGAGCAGTCATCACTGGAGACGTTCCTGCAGCGGGGCAGCGGGAAGACGCTGCGGGAGCTCGCCGTGGACTATCTGTCGCCGGCCATCAAACTCGTTGGAACCCCGGATGATGTCGCGGAACGGATGGGGGAGATCATGGACCAGGTCGGTGGTGACGGCTACCTTCTTTACACCGGCTCCAACTCGGTGACCCGACGGTTCATCGCCGAGATCACGGAGGGTCTCGTGCCGGCGCTACAGCGCCGCGGTAGGACACGGACGGAATACTCCTCTGAGTATCTGCGCGACAACCTTCGCGAGTTCTAG
- a CDS encoding Lrp/AsnC family transcriptional regulator, with translation MAANEADSGHDPQSAAIIGMLREDGRRSYSSIAKEVGLSEAAVRQRVQRLIEQGHMQIVAITIPLDDFKLSSLLQISVSGDLRSTAAQIGAIPEVSFCAIVLGECEVVAEVMCRDGRHLLTVVHEAIEEIPTVTGVKPMVYLEVVKQTYQWGTWPLGEHFAGKEA, from the coding sequence ATGGCCGCCAATGAGGCCGACAGCGGTCATGACCCGCAATCGGCGGCCATCATCGGCATGCTGCGAGAGGACGGGCGCCGGTCGTACTCCTCGATAGCGAAGGAGGTCGGGCTGTCGGAGGCGGCGGTTCGGCAGCGGGTCCAACGACTGATCGAGCAAGGGCACATGCAGATCGTCGCGATCACCATTCCACTCGACGACTTCAAATTGTCTTCGCTACTGCAGATTTCCGTAAGTGGTGACCTCCGATCGACCGCCGCCCAGATCGGGGCTATTCCCGAAGTCAGTTTCTGCGCGATCGTTCTGGGCGAGTGTGAAGTGGTGGCCGAAGTGATGTGCCGAGACGGCCGCCATCTCTTGACCGTGGTGCACGAAGCCATTGAAGAGATCCCGACGGTCACCGGGGTCAAACCGATGGTCTATCTGGAGGTGGTCAAGCAGACCTATCAGTGGGGCACCTGGCCGCTGGGGGAGCACTTCGCCGGCAAGGAAGCGTGA
- a CDS encoding ABC transporter substrate-binding protein, translating into MLIAVTTVIATGCGGAATEGVTSGADAGAPQDGGTLTLSAIGGGQAETLDPTKWLNSPDQTRIGALYDQLTALSPEGSPEMLLATAITPNADGTEWTVALREGVTFHDGSPMTADDVLYSIRRVKDSGAVASATLATVDMDRSEKVDDHTILFRLTTPVGDFPAFFVDPSTSIVKNGATDFEHPIGTGPFKFKSWTRGDRSVFERNDAYWGQKAHVDELVVVPMADETARTNALLSGALDMSVDVAPTAVSTLEQSGMQITSKTGAAASNFYLRADTEPTKTPAVREALALAIDRQKCVDVALQGKGTVASDLFGANFPSFPKDAPEITYDPERARSVLEKAGLAPLTVTLTMGPGGAGMVECAQVFQESAKDAGITINIDTIPGQDVFNPDAGYLSWGFGMTNWIGNSFQDVARLTMLTNAFFDEVGFANPEFDKAFAHAQSLLDADERNAAYAALAKQVQGQHIYLVWGYGDFLTAHSSRVHGLDAYAGGKAMGFRMAGLNEAWVS; encoded by the coding sequence ATGCTGATCGCGGTAACCACCGTGATCGCCACCGGCTGCGGCGGTGCCGCCACCGAAGGCGTCACCAGCGGCGCCGACGCTGGTGCCCCGCAGGACGGTGGCACGCTCACCCTGTCCGCCATCGGCGGTGGGCAGGCCGAAACCCTCGACCCGACAAAGTGGCTCAACAGCCCAGACCAGACGCGCATCGGGGCGCTGTACGACCAACTCACCGCGCTGTCACCGGAGGGGAGCCCGGAGATGCTGCTCGCCACGGCGATCACACCGAACGCCGACGGCACAGAATGGACCGTGGCCTTGCGGGAAGGCGTTACATTCCACGACGGATCGCCGATGACCGCCGATGATGTGTTGTATTCGATTCGCCGCGTGAAGGATTCAGGAGCTGTGGCGTCGGCGACGTTGGCCACCGTTGACATGGATCGTTCGGAGAAGGTCGATGACCACACGATTCTGTTCCGGCTGACCACCCCGGTAGGCGATTTCCCCGCATTCTTCGTCGACCCCTCGACGTCGATCGTGAAAAATGGCGCTACAGACTTCGAGCACCCCATCGGGACGGGCCCGTTCAAGTTCAAGTCGTGGACCCGTGGAGACCGCAGTGTCTTTGAGCGCAACGATGCATATTGGGGTCAGAAGGCTCATGTCGACGAGCTCGTGGTTGTCCCGATGGCAGACGAGACGGCACGGACCAACGCGCTGTTGTCCGGCGCGCTGGACATGTCCGTCGATGTCGCGCCCACCGCGGTAAGCACCCTCGAGCAGAGCGGGATGCAGATCACCAGCAAGACGGGTGCGGCCGCTTCGAACTTCTACCTGCGCGCCGATACCGAGCCAACGAAGACTCCAGCGGTGCGGGAAGCCCTTGCCCTCGCCATTGACAGGCAGAAGTGTGTAGATGTCGCGTTGCAGGGCAAGGGAACCGTGGCTTCGGACCTGTTCGGCGCGAACTTTCCGTCGTTCCCCAAGGACGCACCCGAAATTACCTACGACCCAGAGCGTGCTCGAAGTGTCTTGGAGAAGGCGGGCCTGGCCCCTCTGACCGTGACCCTGACCATGGGTCCGGGTGGCGCAGGGATGGTCGAATGTGCCCAGGTCTTCCAGGAGTCGGCAAAGGATGCTGGAATAACCATCAACATCGACACCATCCCGGGCCAGGATGTCTTCAACCCCGACGCGGGTTACCTGTCGTGGGGCTTCGGGATGACCAACTGGATTGGCAACTCCTTCCAGGACGTCGCGCGGCTCACCATGTTGACGAATGCCTTTTTCGATGAGGTCGGCTTCGCCAATCCGGAATTCGACAAGGCATTTGCGCATGCGCAGAGCCTGTTGGATGCCGACGAGCGCAACGCGGCTTATGCAGCGCTGGCTAAACAGGTTCAAGGACAACACATTTACCTCGTCTGGGGTTACGGGGATTTTCTCACCGCGCACTCCAGCCGTGTGCACGGACTGGACGCCTACGCCGGTGGCAAAGCAATGGGGTTCCGGATGGCGGGTCTGAACGAGGCCTGGGTGTCCTGA
- a CDS encoding FMN-binding glutamate synthase family protein: MSRAVSKVAAVAASAVAAVGLRDLFQRKHALLRNYPVVGHARYLLEALGPELRQYIVAANDEERPFTRDQRRWVYASAKKENNYFGFGTDNDVERSAGYPVIKHRTFSDAIPASAPMAGHEVELPCAKVVGAARNRPQAFRPKSVVNVSAMSFGSLSGNAVEALNRGAVMADCLQNTGEGGISRYHRHGGELIFQIGTAYFGCRDAQGRFSLDKLKEVVAGAPVRALEIKLSQGAKPSLGGLLPAPKVSAEIAAARGVPQGHDCISPSRHAEFSDTDSLLDWVELLAAETGLPVGIKAAVGDLEFWYQLTELMTVPGRGVDFVTIDGGEGGTGAAPMIFTDSVSLPFQLGFARVYRIFAERGLHEQVTFIGGGKLGLPDNAVVAFALGCDMVNVAREAMLAIGCVQAQKCHTDTCPTGVATQNAWLARGLVPEVKAERLANYVKTLRRDLVKVAGACGVVHPGLISTASVDILDGRTTATPLYEVYGYTPDMGLPSAEDRQRIAELMAGGEHHGGGSAPPSPSAVG, translated from the coding sequence ATGAGCCGAGCCGTTTCCAAGGTCGCCGCCGTAGCCGCTTCGGCGGTGGCTGCGGTGGGCCTGCGTGACCTGTTCCAGCGTAAGCACGCGTTGCTGCGCAACTACCCCGTGGTGGGGCACGCGCGGTACCTGCTCGAAGCCCTGGGCCCGGAGCTGCGGCAGTACATCGTCGCCGCCAATGACGAGGAGCGTCCGTTCACCCGCGATCAGCGGCGGTGGGTGTACGCGTCGGCTAAGAAAGAGAACAACTACTTCGGGTTCGGCACCGACAACGATGTGGAGCGCTCGGCCGGTTACCCGGTGATCAAACACCGTACGTTCTCCGATGCGATACCTGCCTCGGCGCCGATGGCCGGGCACGAAGTCGAGCTGCCGTGCGCCAAGGTGGTCGGGGCGGCCCGCAACCGGCCTCAGGCGTTCCGGCCGAAGTCGGTGGTCAACGTCTCGGCGATGAGCTTCGGATCGTTGTCCGGCAATGCCGTCGAGGCCCTCAATCGTGGCGCGGTGATGGCTGATTGCCTGCAAAACACCGGTGAGGGCGGCATCTCGCGCTATCACCGCCACGGCGGCGAGCTGATCTTCCAGATCGGCACGGCGTACTTCGGCTGCCGCGACGCCCAAGGCCGATTCAGCTTGGACAAGCTCAAGGAGGTTGTCGCGGGCGCACCGGTGCGCGCCTTGGAGATCAAGTTGAGCCAAGGTGCCAAACCGAGCCTCGGCGGGCTGCTACCCGCGCCGAAAGTGTCCGCTGAGATCGCCGCCGCTCGCGGTGTGCCGCAAGGGCACGATTGCATCAGCCCGTCGCGACATGCCGAGTTCTCCGATACCGACAGCCTGCTCGACTGGGTGGAGTTACTGGCCGCCGAAACAGGTCTGCCGGTGGGCATCAAGGCCGCCGTCGGCGATCTCGAATTCTGGTACCAGCTCACCGAATTGATGACTGTGCCGGGTCGCGGCGTCGACTTCGTGACCATCGACGGCGGCGAGGGTGGCACCGGGGCGGCGCCGATGATCTTCACCGACAGCGTGTCGCTGCCCTTCCAGCTCGGTTTCGCCCGGGTGTACCGCATCTTCGCCGAACGCGGGCTCCACGAGCAGGTGACCTTTATCGGCGGCGGGAAACTGGGCCTGCCCGACAACGCGGTCGTGGCGTTCGCGCTGGGTTGTGACATGGTCAACGTTGCCCGCGAGGCCATGCTCGCGATCGGCTGCGTCCAGGCTCAGAAGTGCCACACCGACACCTGTCCGACCGGAGTCGCCACCCAGAATGCTTGGCTGGCACGTGGTTTGGTCCCTGAGGTCAAGGCCGAGCGGCTCGCCAACTACGTCAAAACGCTGCGCCGCGACCTGGTCAAGGTGGCCGGAGCCTGCGGAGTGGTGCATCCCGGCCTGATCAGTACTGCGTCAGTGGACATCCTCGACGGCCGCACCACCGCCACACCGTTGTACGAGGTGTACGGGTACACCCCGGATATGGGGCTCCCCTCGGCGGAGGACCGCCAGCGAATCGCGGAGTTGATGGCCGGCGGCGAGCACCACGGAGGAGGTTCGGCTCCGCCGTCGCCGTCTGCGGTCGGTTAG